Proteins encoded within one genomic window of Nonomuraea gerenzanensis:
- a CDS encoding GNAT family N-acetyltransferase has protein sequence MAEPARGRAHDRAAGSVDEPAGGAALDGGAGSVDEPAGGAALDRGAASVGEPARGAALDGAAAADLARALGFLRGFARRRAPVVVPVPGGFGVLDARYPGSYDDNKLIVTASGGTDEGLAGRLLAAADEGLAQRLMAAADEVLSGREHRLVCVDDDRLGTACAPAFAAAGYEHETNLVMVFRGEPPHDSPPAERLGLEELAPVLRRDWRRTLPQAPDEVIDGLARRVSARLRGADTVAFRGVRAPSGEIAARADLYVHGGVAQIESVFTGHEHRGRGYAGALMRALLAEVAGAELIFLLADADDWPRHFYERLGFAEVGRTHAFLRT, from the coding sequence GTGGCTGAGCCGGCCAGGGGCCGGGCGCACGACCGCGCCGCCGGGTCCGTGGATGAGCCGGCCGGAGGCGCGGCGCTCGACGGTGGCGCCGGGTCCGTGGATGAGCCGGCCGGAGGCGCGGCGCTCGACCGTGGCGCCGCATCCGTGGGCGAGCCCGCCAGGGGCGCGGCGCTCGACGGCGCCGCTGCGGCGGACCTGGCGCGGGCCCTGGGGTTCCTGCGTGGTTTCGCCCGGCGCAGGGCGCCCGTGGTGGTGCCGGTGCCAGGTGGCTTCGGGGTGCTCGACGCCCGCTACCCGGGCTCCTACGACGACAACAAGCTGATCGTCACAGCCTCGGGCGGCACCGACGAGGGCCTGGCCGGGCGGCTGCTCGCGGCGGCCGACGAGGGCCTGGCCCAGCGGCTGATGGCGGCGGCCGACGAGGTGCTGTCGGGGCGCGAGCACCGCCTCGTGTGCGTCGACGACGACCGGCTCGGCACGGCGTGCGCGCCCGCGTTCGCCGCCGCCGGCTACGAGCACGAGACGAACCTCGTCATGGTCTTCCGCGGCGAGCCGCCGCACGACTCGCCACCGGCCGAGCGGCTCGGCCTGGAGGAGCTGGCGCCGGTGCTGCGGCGCGACTGGCGCCGCACCCTGCCGCAGGCCCCCGACGAGGTGATCGACGGGCTGGCCCGGCGGGTGTCGGCCCGGCTGCGCGGCGCCGACACGGTGGCCTTCCGCGGCGTGCGCGCCCCGTCCGGGGAGATCGCCGCCCGCGCCGACCTGTACGTGCACGGCGGCGTCGCCCAGATCGAGAGCGTCTTCACCGGGCACGAGCACCGGGGCAGGGGCTACGCCGGAGCCCTGATGAGGGCGCTGCTGGCCGAGGTGGCCGGCGCCGAGCTGATCTTCCTGCTGGCCGACGCGGACGACTGGCCCCGCCACTTCTACGAGCGGCTGGGCTTCGCCGAGGTGGGCCGCACCCACGCCTTCCTGCGCACCTGA